The proteins below come from a single Saccharopolyspora sp. SCSIO 74807 genomic window:
- a CDS encoding ADP-ribosylglycohydrolase family protein, with translation MPTPSAVVDRAVGCLLGVALGDSLGVPVEFQQLDGIRAEFGEQGVAEPPMPALLGDATQMTLFTGEGYLSAWTRGNNGGQWNPVESAAAAYRRWLSTQQEDKPPTGATGLLAEGELYANRSPGLTSLRALGEPQLGSPDRPRNSSKGCGGLDRTAPLGFAPSSALAYGLGCRFAALTHGGAGGWASAGALSLVVHLIAVQDRRLTEAVDQASGRVLRDDPETAGLLAEASTLARLGGSVGHVERLGQGWIGPEALAIGVYCALALPKAEQFTAALRLAANHSGHSDTTAAITGAILGARHGTAALPRNWLSRLELADVVERVGHDVGASCSGEKFNERRYLGLDT, from the coding sequence GTGCCCACCCCGTCCGCAGTGGTCGATCGCGCCGTGGGCTGCCTGCTCGGCGTCGCGCTCGGCGACTCGCTCGGCGTGCCGGTCGAGTTCCAGCAGCTCGACGGCATCCGCGCGGAGTTCGGCGAACAGGGCGTCGCCGAGCCGCCCATGCCCGCGCTGCTCGGCGACGCGACCCAGATGACGCTGTTCACCGGCGAGGGCTACCTGAGCGCGTGGACCCGCGGCAACAACGGCGGCCAGTGGAACCCGGTCGAATCGGCCGCGGCGGCCTACCGGCGCTGGTTGTCCACGCAGCAGGAGGACAAACCGCCGACGGGCGCGACCGGACTGCTCGCCGAAGGCGAGCTCTACGCCAACCGCTCCCCGGGCCTGACCAGCCTGCGCGCGCTGGGCGAACCGCAGCTGGGCAGCCCGGACCGGCCGCGGAACAGCTCGAAGGGCTGCGGCGGGCTGGACCGCACCGCCCCGCTCGGTTTCGCGCCCAGTTCCGCGTTGGCCTACGGACTGGGCTGCCGGTTCGCGGCGCTGACCCACGGCGGCGCGGGCGGCTGGGCGTCCGCAGGTGCGTTGTCGCTGGTCGTGCACTTGATCGCGGTCCAGGACCGGCGGCTGACCGAGGCCGTCGACCAGGCCTCCGGGCGCGTGCTGCGCGACGACCCGGAGACGGCGGGCCTGCTCGCGGAGGCTTCCACGCTGGCCCGGCTCGGCGGCTCGGTCGGCCACGTGGAGCGGCTCGGTCAGGGCTGGATCGGCCCGGAGGCGCTGGCCATCGGGGTGTACTGCGCGCTGGCGCTGCCCAAGGCGGAGCAGTTCACCGCGGCGCTGCGACTGGCGGCGAACCACTCCGGGCACAGCGACACCACCGCCGCGATCACCGGCGCGATCCTCGGCGCCCGGCACGGCACCGCCGCGTTGCCGCGGAACTGGCTGTCCCGGTTGGAACTGGCCGACGTGGTCGAGCGGGTGGGGCACGACGTCGGCGCGTCGTGCTCCGGCGAGAAGTTCAACGAACGCCGCTACCTGGGCCTGGACACCTGA
- the ectA gene encoding diaminobutyrate acetyltransferase has product MGIPVVADGPALYRITSDSGVLDVNSSYAYLMWCRDFAGTSVVAREDGEAVGFITGYLRPDAPDVLMVWQVAVDASQRGRGLAGKLLTHLVDRLVPRGVRYLETTITADNTASIKLFSALARDRGTELARSELFTADLFPDAHEDEDLYRIGPFPAPGVVPADSAAAPRPAD; this is encoded by the coding sequence ATCGGCATTCCGGTCGTCGCGGACGGACCCGCACTCTACCGGATCACGAGCGATTCGGGAGTGCTCGATGTGAACTCGTCCTACGCCTACCTGATGTGGTGCCGCGACTTCGCGGGCACCAGCGTGGTGGCGCGGGAGGACGGCGAAGCGGTCGGCTTCATCACCGGATACCTGCGGCCGGACGCGCCGGACGTGCTGATGGTCTGGCAGGTCGCGGTCGACGCATCCCAGCGCGGGCGCGGCCTCGCGGGCAAACTGCTCACGCACCTCGTCGACCGCCTGGTGCCGCGGGGGGTGCGCTATCTGGAAACGACGATCACCGCGGACAACACCGCTTCGATCAAGTTGTTCTCGGCGCTGGCGCGGGACCGCGGCACCGAACTCGCCCGCAGCGAGCTGTTCACCGCGGACCTTTTCCCCGATGCGCACGAGGACGAGGACCTTTACCGAATCGGGCCGTTCCCGGCTCCGGGCGTCGTGCCCGCGGACTCGGCGGCGGCGCCCAGGCCGGCCGATTAG
- a CDS encoding ectoine synthase, whose protein sequence is MFVRSLEDVEDTDDDIKTENWRSKRIVLAKQKVGFSVHETTLYAGTVNDFWYANHIEAVFVFEGEGEVEDKATGEVHQLKPGTVYMLNDHDKHQVRPKTDMRTVCVFNPPVTGREVHDENGVYPLVVED, encoded by the coding sequence GTGTTCGTCCGCAGTCTCGAAGACGTCGAGGACACCGACGACGACATCAAGACCGAGAACTGGCGCAGCAAGCGCATCGTGCTGGCCAAGCAGAAAGTCGGCTTCTCCGTGCACGAGACCACGCTGTACGCCGGCACGGTGAACGACTTCTGGTACGCCAACCACATCGAGGCGGTCTTCGTCTTCGAGGGCGAAGGCGAGGTCGAGGACAAGGCCACCGGTGAGGTGCACCAGCTCAAGCCGGGCACCGTCTACATGCTGAACGACCACGACAAGCACCAGGTGCGGCCGAAGACGGACATGCGCACGGTGTGCGTGTTCAACCCGCCGGTGACCGGGCGCGAAGTGCACGACGAGAACGGCGTTTACCCGCTGGTCGTCGAAGACTGA
- the ectB gene encoding diaminobutyrate--2-oxoglutarate transaminase translates to MNDIFASLESEVRSYSRNWPTTFDVARGSWLYGEDGTPYLDFFAGAGALNYGHNNPALKRKMLEYLERDGVTHGLDQATVAKREFLETLDEKLLKPRGLDYKVQFPGPTGTNSVESALKLARKITGRESIISFTNAFHGMTLGSLSVTGNSMKRGSAGIPLVHATPMPYDNYFEGQVPDFLYFERLLEDSGSGLNEPAAVIVETLQGEGGINNSRPEWLRGLRELCDKHGMLLIIDDVQMGCGRTGPFFSFEEAGIVPDIVCLSKSIGGYGMPLALTLIKSDLDVWEPGEHNGTFRGNNPAFVTGSEALRLYWSDDALQRGTIAKGERIGQVIGEIADKYEGAQAKGRGLARGLGFDDPETAGKISKAAFDRKMILETSGPQSEVIKIMPPLTVSDDELEQGLQIIVDSVQAVLA, encoded by the coding sequence GTGAACGACATCTTCGCAAGCCTCGAATCCGAGGTGCGCAGCTACAGCAGGAACTGGCCGACCACGTTCGACGTGGCCCGCGGCAGCTGGCTCTACGGCGAGGACGGCACCCCCTACCTGGACTTCTTCGCCGGTGCGGGGGCGCTCAACTACGGGCACAACAACCCCGCGCTGAAACGCAAGATGCTGGAGTACCTGGAGCGCGACGGGGTCACGCACGGCCTGGACCAGGCCACCGTGGCCAAGCGGGAGTTCCTGGAGACGCTCGACGAGAAGCTGCTCAAGCCGCGCGGGCTGGACTACAAGGTCCAGTTCCCGGGGCCGACGGGCACGAACTCGGTGGAGTCCGCGCTCAAGCTGGCCCGCAAGATCACCGGCCGCGAGTCGATCATCAGCTTCACCAACGCGTTCCACGGCATGACGCTGGGTTCGTTGTCGGTGACCGGCAACTCGATGAAGCGCGGCAGCGCGGGCATCCCGCTGGTGCACGCCACGCCGATGCCCTACGACAACTACTTCGAGGGCCAGGTCCCGGACTTCCTGTACTTCGAGCGGCTGCTGGAGGACAGCGGCTCCGGCCTGAACGAGCCCGCCGCGGTCATCGTCGAGACGCTGCAGGGCGAGGGCGGCATCAACAACTCCCGCCCGGAGTGGCTGCGCGGCCTGCGCGAACTGTGCGACAAGCACGGGATGCTGCTGATCATCGACGACGTGCAGATGGGCTGCGGGCGCACCGGCCCGTTCTTCAGCTTCGAGGAAGCGGGCATCGTGCCGGACATCGTGTGCCTATCGAAGTCCATCGGCGGCTACGGGATGCCGCTGGCGCTGACCCTGATCAAGTCCGACCTGGACGTGTGGGAGCCGGGTGAGCACAACGGCACCTTCCGCGGCAACAACCCCGCGTTCGTGACGGGGTCCGAGGCGCTGCGGCTGTACTGGAGCGACGACGCGCTGCAGCGCGGCACGATCGCCAAGGGCGAGCGGATCGGCCAGGTGATCGGCGAGATCGCGGACAAGTACGAGGGCGCGCAGGCCAAGGGCCGCGGCCTGGCTCGCGGGCTCGGCTTCGACGACCCGGAGACCGCGGGCAAGATCTCGAAGGCCGCGTTCGACCGGAAGATGATCCTGGAGACCTCCGGGCCGCAGAGCGAGGTCATCAAGATCATGCCGCCGCTGACCGTCTCCGACGATGAACTCGAACAGGGGCTTCAAATCATCGTGGATTCGGTGCAGGCTGTGCTTGCCTGA
- the thpD gene encoding ectoine hydroxylase encodes MTVADVRTQDRYPTRRGAESALLERTDPVVWPGVDSGPAGTGELAEHQDKGFHVLPGLLSPAEVQEHWQELERLVRDPDVRADERTVVEKESNEVRSLFEVHRTSEMVAELIRQPRILDRARQILGSDVYVHQSRINYMPGFRGNGFYWHSDFETWHAEDGMPAPRAVSLSIALTDNFPFNGGLMVMPGAHRTYVSCAGKTPDDNYKSSLQEQKVGVPAEDDIRRLGYEHGIEQFTGAAGAALWFDSNTMHGSGNNITPYPRSNIFVVFNSVQNTLVDPFAAKQRRPEFVAATDFTPMGR; translated from the coding sequence ATGACCGTCGCAGACGTGCGGACGCAGGACCGCTATCCGACCCGGCGCGGAGCCGAGTCCGCGCTGCTGGAACGCACCGATCCGGTGGTCTGGCCCGGCGTGGATTCCGGGCCTGCGGGCACCGGCGAACTGGCCGAGCACCAGGACAAGGGCTTCCACGTGCTGCCGGGCCTGCTCTCGCCGGCGGAGGTGCAGGAGCACTGGCAGGAGCTGGAGCGGCTCGTCCGCGACCCGGACGTCCGCGCCGACGAGCGCACCGTGGTGGAGAAGGAATCCAACGAGGTCCGCTCGCTGTTCGAAGTGCACCGCACCAGCGAAATGGTGGCGGAACTGATCCGCCAGCCGCGCATTCTCGATCGTGCGCGGCAGATCCTCGGATCCGATGTCTACGTGCACCAGAGCCGGATCAACTACATGCCGGGATTCCGCGGAAACGGTTTCTACTGGCATTCCGATTTCGAGACCTGGCACGCCGAGGACGGCATGCCCGCGCCGCGCGCGGTGAGCCTGTCGATCGCGCTGACCGACAATTTCCCGTTCAACGGCGGGTTGATGGTGATGCCGGGCGCGCACCGCACCTATGTTTCCTGCGCGGGAAAGACGCCGGACGACAACTACAAGTCGTCGCTGCAGGAGCAGAAGGTCGGCGTACCCGCCGAGGACGACATCCGGCGGCTCGGGTACGAGCACGGGATCGAGCAGTTCACCGGGGCCGCGGGCGCGGCGCTGTGGTTCGACTCGAACACGATGCACGGGTCGGGCAACAACATCACCCCGTACCCGCGCTCGAACATCTTCGTCGTGTTCAACAGCGTGCAGAACACGCTGGTCGATCCGTTCGCGGCGAAGCAGCGCAGGCCGGAGTTCGTCGCCGCCACGGACTTCACCCCGATGGGCAGGTGA
- a CDS encoding trypsin-like serine protease, protein MSLVRVLTGAAGLALAAAAFAVPAQAAAPAAPAPPSDLQPMIIDGEDATNAPWAARLLNNGQEACTATAISPEWVLTAQHCVEGAEDGAISFRVGSLNQHEGEEFKAKSGGVHIHDSVDLALVNVDRPMNVEFAPLGETGDVANGDTVQTYGWGATCTDKPESECQATNLKVADVKVTDIACTDYRGGTAVCAERGTGIPAGGDSGGPMFSNGKQVGVASTSDRATSTAYNNITEYRDWIKEVAGV, encoded by the coding sequence GTGTCTCTGGTCCGAGTTCTGACCGGCGCTGCGGGCTTGGCCCTGGCCGCCGCCGCGTTCGCCGTCCCAGCCCAAGCCGCGGCTCCCGCGGCGCCCGCTCCGCCGTCCGACCTGCAGCCGATGATCATCGACGGGGAGGACGCCACGAACGCTCCCTGGGCGGCCCGCCTGCTCAACAACGGCCAGGAGGCGTGCACCGCCACGGCCATCTCGCCGGAATGGGTGCTGACCGCCCAGCACTGCGTGGAAGGCGCCGAGGACGGAGCCATCAGCTTCCGCGTCGGCAGCCTCAACCAGCACGAGGGCGAGGAGTTCAAGGCCAAGTCCGGCGGCGTGCACATCCACGACAGCGTGGACCTCGCGCTGGTCAACGTGGACCGCCCGATGAACGTCGAGTTCGCGCCGCTCGGCGAAACCGGCGACGTCGCCAACGGCGACACCGTGCAGACCTACGGCTGGGGCGCGACCTGCACCGACAAGCCCGAATCCGAGTGCCAGGCGACCAACCTGAAGGTCGCCGACGTCAAGGTCACCGACATCGCCTGCACGGACTACCGCGGCGGCACCGCGGTCTGCGCCGAGCGCGGCACCGGCATCCCGGCGGGCGGCGACTCCGGCGGGCCGATGTTCTCCAACGGCAAGCAGGTCGGGGTGGCCTCGACCAGTGACCGGGCCACCTCCACGGCCTACAACAACATCACCGAATACCGGGACTGGATCAAGGAGGTCGCCGGCGTCTGA